The Phragmites australis chromosome 1, lpPhrAust1.1, whole genome shotgun sequence genomic interval TATGGATCCTAATGGGATGGATATGACTGTTGTAGTGCAATATCTCGAAAGGATCTACTATAGCAATATGCCATTTTACTTTGACTAGTGTACTTGAATttctagcatgcatatttgGTGGCAAATTTTAGTGGATTTCTCGATTGTCATAACTTGCATAATCCTGACAGAAAACAAATATTGACAGGAACACCTTTTTATTGTCACTGAACTATTGCGAGCAAATCTATATGAGTTTCAGAAATATAATCAGGAGTCTGGTGGTGACGTGTATTATACATTGCCTAGGATACAGGTATGAACTGGTCTTCATTACTGCTACTCATTGAGTGATCATGCCCATACATGTTAAACATTTGCACTTCACACCGTAGTCAGCTCCTCACTCAAAATCATTTCTTTCAGTATGGTTAAGTTTCATTCTCAAGTTCTGGCGAGTTGAAAGTTTCCCTTTCTTGTAGGCAATAGCTCAGCAATGTTTAGAGGCTTTAGTTTTCTTGCACCATTTGAGGATCATTCATTGTGACCTGAAGCCAGAGAATATTCTTATCAAGAGCTACAGAAGATGTGAAATTAAAGTCATCGATCTGGGAAGTAGTTGCTTCTTGACCGACAACTTATGCCTCTATGTCCAATCACGCTCTTATCGAGCTCCTGAGGTCATACTGGGCCTGACGTATGATCAGAGGATTGATGTTTGGTCTCTTGGTTGCATTCTAGCTGAACTGTACACTGGTCAAGTAAGTATGTTTTGTTAACTtcttgaaaaatattatatcatttttaaCAGACTGACATATTAGCAGTGTTAACCTCAAAGTGGTTAGCATGTTTAGAACCTTTTTTGTTATCTGAATGCTATACCAACATATAGCTCCAACCATAAAGAAATTGATCTTCTGAATTTATGCGCATgaataaatttgaatttgtaagcACATGTTGTGAGCTGGGAGTTGTGGAGTTGGGTGTTCAGGGGCGACCTTTTTCCATGGATAACTAATGATTGCTATGTTTTACATATAACAGGTACTATTTCCTAATGAACCAGTTTCCGTGATGCTTGCTCAAATGATAGGGATAATCGGCCCCATTGACATGGAAATGCTAGAAGTGGGACAGGAGACACATAAGTATTTCTCTGATGATTATGACCTTTTTACCAAGAATGAGGTAAAATTCCTTTTCTATTTGCTTACCTGGAGAATCCAAGGCTATGCGAGTATTCCATAACCATGTAATCTAAATCTCATGAATTGCTTCTGAGATTCCTTCCTTTGCCTTCGCAATTTTAGTTGCACCTTTAACCAGCATAACCAAATATTAAATGTGTCGGATAAATTtatagggcttattacttgctTAATACACCGAAGGCATAATTACACAGCCTTCTGTCAGTTTATTTGTTCTGACCTGAAAGAACTTGATTTTGCCTTTTGATTTGAGTTCCACTATGTGCATatctatcattgccggttgtaGCATAGTAAACACTAATGCTTCCCATAATTGCCTTGTGTGTATCCAGGAGACAGGTCAGTTAGAGTATTTGATCCCGGACAAGTCCTCCTTGCAACGCCACTTACAATGTCCTGATTCCGAATTCCTTGATTTTCTATCTTATCTGCTGCAAATAAATCCCAGGAAAAGACCAACTGCCGGTGAAGCATTACAGCATCCATGGCTTTCGTTTGTGTACTGATGCGCTCCCAACACAGTGTTTCTTCGATTTTGTGACAGCTTTCTTCGCATATGAGATGAGTTTTTTGTTTCGCCTAATTTGGAGCCTTATAAATCTCTTTAAAAGAAGATCAGTTTTCTGGGTGTTTCTCTTAGCATGAAACATTACATTTTTGTCGAGTTGTAGAAGAATGCCCCTTTGTGGTTGCAAGCTTGCCAAACAAAGCCCATTGTACGGGTTCTGAGTTTTTTGTGTCTTCAGGGCAATTCGTGGTGTGGACCCCCTGCTCTCTTAGTTAacattcatgagttcatgtaaaTATCTGAAATTTTCCTGTGTATCTGTAGAATTGAAACCCACACTTGTACCGCATCTGATTCACTAATGGTAACATAAGAAATAATTGTCGAAAGTTTCGCCTGTGTCGGTTCTATCTTTGCTGTGCCAATGCTCCTTTTGTGCTTTAAATTAGTATTGTTCAGTGGACTCGAACaatttgtgagaaaaaaaaaacatgtctcCATTTTCTGGTAGGTGCTACTCGATAGAGTTATGGCTGGTTCTCAATGAAAAGATAGGAGGAGGTCGAATGGTATTGGCACTGCTCAATATCTTCAGGTTGCAGGGGGGCAATCACACCGTCTCTAATTTATAATTGTTCAGTACCTTGGGCTTGCTAAACTCAGAAACTCAggcttctttcttcttccccttctACTAGTACTTTTCAAACTGGATGCCACACCATAAAGATGCCTGAATTTTATATTATTGAACCTGCCAGCCGAATGCTAGAAAATGCACGTGGAGAAGGTATCGGAAATTTTCTAATGTCCTGTGGTTTAATTGAACTGTACCCGTCAAAATGCTGTGAGTTCCTGGCTTCGTGCATCCAAAGCAGTAAGGTAgttttttcttccaaaaaaaaaacagaaagacAGTAAACAGTAAGAAACTCCAGCTCGCTCAGCCGTCCAGCTGTCCGATCCAAGCCCAAAGGAGCGTGCCCGCGGCTCCGATGCCGCTGCCTTGCGCTCACGGTCTCACCTGACGAGTTGCATTGCATCACGGTGTTACCAGCGTCCGGACGTCCGACACTGGTGCTGGCTTCGACGCTTTCATGCCATCTTTGTAACTGGGGAAGCTTTGTACGTGGCATGTGCTGTAATTTCTTGCTTTCCCAAGGTGCTGTGTGCGAATCAGGGATAGGAGCTCGGTACTTACTTATCATCAATTTTTTACTATAGCAATTTTAACTttatacttttttttaagaaaggtTTATAGGTGTTTAAAACTTTTTTATCATTAGATTCGTCAGGAGATGTACTTCATTAATATagtatatttttaagtattcaCAAATTCGTTAATTAAAATTGCTATAGTAAAAAAATGACCATAAGTAAGTAAAATCGAGCTTCCAGCCCCATCCGAAAAAAATGGAGGTGTACGACCTCGCTACCATCCCATCCCGACAGAAAAGTCACATCGTAGCATCGCACTTTGTTTCATGCAACATCTGAATCCCTAATCCTGGTACATTTGCTCTTCCCTAGGTcgcaagttttatatttttaagaTTATTGGTCCAtcgaaaactaaaaaataaactaaaaatttatttttttataattaagctaaaaaattaaatagagatcTAAAACTAATTATTATATAGTTACTTACATTCTTACTCGTTAGTGTATACGTTCGTCCTAGCTCGCTTAGGAGTAAGGATGATAGTCAGATCTATGGGTTTAGATCTCTATGGGGTTCTGCATCCAATAGGTGCGGATTTGGATGTAAAATCCTGTCCACAGGTCAGGTACTTGAAACTGTAGCGAGttgggtttatgttcctacttAGTCCTATGGGTGACCCATGTACACTTGAAGTTGTCAGCCCATCTAACTCTCTGACTCTCTCGATTGGGTTGGCTCATttccctctcctttctctctcaccTGACCTCCCTtacctcctcttctttctctctcacccGACCAGGCCAGCATCCCTCACTCTCTCGCCTCTCACCCTCTCTAAgcgcgcgctctctctctctgcacagAGGCGATGGTGGGGCGGGCTTGGCAGgagcggctagggtttggtggtGAGGTGGCAACCAAGGTGGGAAGGGAAAAAGGGGGGTCAGTTCACCTCGGTCAGCGCCGGTGTGGCCGAAGTGGAGGCCACAACATCGGTGTTGGCAATGACGGGTGTCGAGGTGGCAAATCTGAGAATCAGTGGCTCGGTCCGATGGCGACAGCGGCACAAGATGAACGCAGCGGTATGGATCTAGCAACGAGGTGGCAGTGGAGGTCTGCGCCCGGTGTCGCCGTCCCCTCCGCATCGACCTCACTGTCCTTCCGTGCCTGGTAGCGCCACGCCGCCCCTCCGCCCAGCCATGCCGTCGTGCCACCCCCTCCACGCTGCTACGCCGTCGCGGCGTCCCTTCCATCTATCCCCGCCGCTCGGCCACTCTATCACGTCGCCCCTCCCTGCCACCCCTCCGTCGTTCGCCTGCTCTCAGCTTCTTCAAATGACAAGACCCGACGAGTCCTTGCCAGATTCAGAGTCGAGAGATTATTTTAACCTAAGTACTTTGAATATAGATTAGGTTTCGAGTTTCGCGACAGACAGATTTTAACTTAACCCACACTCACCCCACCCGTTACTATCCTACCTAAGGCCATCGAGGATCTCCACTCCCAGTCCATCCCATGGCAAAAATCGAATTAATCATGTCTCTATTCAAACAAAATCGAGTTCCCACCGCTAGGATCATCTCTTAGAAAAAAGCATAATTGCATTACCTGCTGCCGATGCGTCCCCACCAACTGCGAAAATCTCCTATCCATTTCTCCCCTGCCTCGCCACTGCCACTCCCGCTCCCACGCGGCCACACGCCTACGACCAATGCCGCtcacggcggccgcggccgcagcCACAGCTACGGCCACCGCGCTCCCGTCCCCTTCCCACCGCCGCCTCCCGGCCTCGAAATCCGTATGGCTTAACCCCAACCTCCCCAGCTCCCAccccctccaccaccgccacaAGTCCGCCGAGCTCCAACAACCCCAGCACGATGGCCGCATCCTCGACGTCCCCGCCCTCGTAGCCGCGCTCTCCGCCGCGCGCACGGCGCCCGACCTGGCTGCCGTGCTCTCCCCGCACCTCCCCGTCTCTGCGCGCCTCCTCGGCGCACTCCTCTCCCGCCTCCCCGACCCGCGCCGCGGCGTCGCTCTGCTCGACCTCCTTGCGCCGGACCTCCCGGCCCCCGCGCTCCTCATCCCCTACAACCTCCTCCTCCGATCCTCCTGCCGCGCTGGCGAGCTCCGCCTCGcctccggcctcctcctcgaGATGCGCGACAGGGGCGTCGCCCCCGACGCCTTCTCGTACTCCACACTCCTCGCGGCGCTCACCCGCGCGGGCCACCTCGACCACGCGCTCACCTTCCTGCCGCTCATGGAGGACGACGCCGTGGCGCCCGACCTCGTCCTCTTCTCCAACCTCATCCATCTCGCCCTCCGCGGCGGCGACGCGCCCAAGGCGCTCGCGCTCTTCTCCCGGCTGAGGGGCACAGGGATCAAGCCCGACCTGAAGGCCTACAACGCTGCCGTCGCCGCCTACTGCAAGTCCGACCTGCTCCGCGACGCCAAGCGGCTGTTGCTCCACGACATGCCCGCTGACGGCGTCGCGCCCGACGCGGAGTCCTACTCCCCCATCCTCGCCGCGCTGGCGCGCCGGGGGCAGCACCTCGCGGCCGTGTCGCTCTTCTCGCACATGCGCGCCGTGGCGCGCGTCAAGCCAGACCTCTCGGTGTTCAACATCGTGCTCAATGCGTACGGGCAGCTCGATCTCGCGCGCGAGGCGGACCGGCTGTTCTGGTCTATGCGCCGGGCCGGCGTGCCGCCAAGCGTCGTGACCTACAACACCATGCTCCGTGTGTATGGCGACGCCGGGCTGTTCGGCGAGGCAGTTCAACTGTTCGACCTCATGCGCAGCTCTTCCCATGGCACTGGTGGCGCTGGTAGCGGCGTCAAGCCGAACGTGGTGACGTACAACACCATGATTGCCATCTACGGCAAGTCGCTCGAGGACGAGAAAGCCGGGAGCTTGGTGCAGGACATGCAGGCCAACGGCGTCCACCCCAATGCCATCACTTACTCCACCATCCTCTCCATATGGGCGAAGGCCGGGAAGCTGGACCGTGCCGCCAAGCTGTTCGAGAGGCTGCGGGAGGCTGGCACGGAGATCGACCCCGTGCTGTACCAGACGATGGTTGTGGCGTATGAGCGTGCCGGGCTTGTATCCCAGGCCAAGCGTTTGTTGCACGACCTCAAAGACCCGGAGAGCATTCCCAAGGAGACAGCCATCAAAATCTTGGCGAGTGCCGGTCGTGTAGAAGAGGCAGCATGGCTGTTCCGTCGTGCAGCCAACACCGGCGAGATCAAGGACTCATCGGTGGACCGAGCAATAATGGACCTGTTCGCGAAGAACCGGAGGCACCGGAATGTGGTTGAGGTGTTTGACAAGATGAGGAAGTTGGGCCAATTGCCGGACTCGGAGACGATTGCCACCGTGATGAATGCTTATGGTAAACTGAAGGAGTTCGACAAGGCCGCGGCTCTGTACCAGGCAATGAGGGAGGAAGGTTGTGTTTTCTCAGACCGGGTGCACTTCCAGATGATCAGCCTGCTTGGTGCTCAGAAGGACTTCAAGGCGCTGGAGTTGCTGGTTGCCGATCTTAGCCATGACCCAAGCATCGACAAGAGGGAGCTTTATCTTGTGGTTGCCGGCGTCTATGAGAGAGCATACAGGTTTGATAAGGCATCCCAAATCATAAGCCAGATAAAAAGCTCCAACGGGTTTGATGTCaagaaattcaaataaatagctCCATGCCCCAGTACCTCTGATGTTCAGAGCATCAGGTTGTCTCCAAAGTTCCAATACCTCTGATGTCCAGAGAATCTGACGGCAATATTTCAGATGAAAGAATAATATCACTGACAATTGAATGAGTGTAACTGGTGTGCACCAGGGTTCACCAATTCGACGAAATGCGACCGATATTCGTGATATTCGACCTATGCGAGCCGCATCGCATCAGAAACCGATTGAATATAGAAAaatgaattcaaaaaattcaaagaaatcacaaaaaatctaaaaatactagagacaattctaagatcttctgcggaaaaaaaatgttattgcatcatattttatatggaggaagtttgaaaaaaaagaaaatattaaaataagtTGTACGAACATGATGATTTGATCTATCACTTTAAAGAaaaatttaacatgcaaacacatatttttcttatgtaggaCGTATCTCAGGAgtatctttaaaatttatttcacttcatttaaagtttattaatttccccatgatttttacaaatttcaccAGCATAGAAGAGCTTGCGTCTATGCAAGACTAGGCTCTCACCTATGTGGAATGGATGCTTCTACTTGgtctaataaaagtggtttcattaaatttgaaggtgtgatgggttagttataaattaatctagttgcaatatatttacacaattctgcatgttacaataaatatttcatgagtttatgtattttaaaaaatatgcatgtgacaataactatttcatgagttcatgtatttttaaaaaatataggatcatgtaagaagactaataaaattggtttcatgatttttggattggcaaaagaattaactatgcatttaactaagtttagcaaatacattttctcacgaAATATtattcatgagtataaatacttttatcatgtagatcatgttacaaggaaactaataaaaatttgtttcacttgatttgaaactcagatgaattagttattgattttacaaggttgagctattttttaggtttttttaatTTCACTAATATTCGAGAAATGCTCTCGGTATTGGTTTTCTCGATTTCAAGCGGTTTTCAACATTGATCGAAATGCGAAGAATACGATCGCATATCGGTAGAATTCGTTCAAATATTGAGAAAACCGGTCACATTTCAAGTGTTCCATTCAAGCGTTTTTTTCCTCAATCAACCATGTTTGACCGcacaaatttgtttgaattttcgTTCGAATTTCACGCATTTCACTAATGCGACCGTCACATTTGTGAACCGGGTGTGCACAGCTTCTCCTAGTGTAAGTTATTTTTTAATGAATCATATAAGGCTCCAGCTTGCCATAAGTGCTTGGCTTACGACTAATGTCAATGATTATACATCAGATTGTCATATTGATAAATCCTTTTGGCGTAATTGTGCCATAATGCCCTGGACATTTCTTCTGATGGTGCAAAACCTTGACATCGTTTATCCATGAACTGTTCATTTGACCATCTTAACTGTCAGCAATCAAATTTTACAACAAAAGCTGATATACAACAATTAATTAATACAACAATGTTCCACTACACAAATACAAATCTGATGTTATGCTAGATTACAATTTTCTTATCTTCGGATGTGGCAACTCCATATGAACAATGACTCAATTTTATCAGGAACCCTAAATGAATACAGATAAATGTACAGGTGCTCGCCTCTAAGGGACTTATGGCATGGTAGGCACTTGAGCCTTCATCAAAACAATTCCATAGGGCCACAGCAAAACTTAAACTGCCTGATTAGTTTGGGGGATCCCATGCTTTTGGAACCATTCTGGCATATGAAACCTTTCGTGCAATACAGGTCTGACATCTTTCTGGAGCGAAAGATGCATCAGAAGTGGAAATATAACCGTCATGAGCTGAAATGTTTGAACAAGACAAACTCAGTATGACCGTAGAAACTACAAGTCCAGATCCACTGAATGATTGGTGATCATTATCAGTTACCTGATCATCAGAATGTTGCCCAGCTGAAAATGGAACACAAGGTATCCCATTCAAAGGCTGCAGAATGAAACTGAATGGATTGTTGTCGACAATGACAATTCTGCAGAAATCTTTTGACAGGCAAGAAAGATCTTTCACATGTTCTCTGTATTCCCTGCAATCATGCAACCCATTGATATCAGACAATGATATGGTTCAGGTTATTGGCAAACAAGGCAAACAATCAGTCAGGGAGGCAcagaaaaacatgaaaaaaaaaggagcataTTATGGTTGAATAATTCAGTGAATCaacacaaacatgcatgctagaGTGAGCATCGATGGTTTGTTACTAAAGAGATTCCAAGAAGCACCATACCCGAAACAAAGAGAATAAACACAGGCAGTGATCGATGGATCAAGACAGTCCAATGCAAGTGCACATTGCATATACTGTCAAAAATTTGGAGCTCATGTACTCTGAGAACTACTTGGTAAAGAACATGGAATGAATGCTAAAATTCACCTCCAAAACAACAAATGATTTAATCATTTCAATGATGATGCATACAGAGCATAGAAGCTTAACTATGAAAGATGGTGTGGAGCCAAATTATAAAGGACACTTACATTCCATGTGCATAAACTgaccatcatcatccatcattcCATTGACGTGTACAAGCATTGGCTATGATCTGCTTTTTCCCACTTAGAAAGGTGCTGGTTTACTAATTAATTTTGCATATGCCCAGATAAGCAAGGTAACAGATCCCAACACACCAAGATACAGTAACGACAACACAGTGGTACACATCATTTGTATCCATAGGAAAGTTAATGTAACTTACGTGGTAACAGTCGATGGGCGATAGAGACAGAGTCTGAATCTATTGTGAACATCTATTCTGTCAACTAAAGGTCTAGCATAACCTGTGGAGGAACATGGACAGGTTAGGTGAGGATGTGAGCCGAAACAGATTGGGCTCGTAaggtgaagaaaaaaaactgcAGCCAACATACCTTCTAAACCTGCTGTAAAGAGGATAAGATCTGCAAATTCGCTAGTTCTCTGCAAGAACTCATGCAAACCAGGACGCTCGAAAACAGTCACATGATTCACCTTCTGTTTTCCTTCAACATCCTTTTAAAGTTTACACAAGCAAAAAATCTTTTATCAGTTGTAATTCAAATGAGTAAAAGAATGAAGTTGCAAAAGCAGAATTTTTGTACCTTATCAGACGATATGCACTCCATGTCAAAGCAATGTAATCCTGCTTCAACAGCTTGAGTGCGTACTATAGCAGGAAGACTAGATGATTCATACGCAGAAACTAAAGTCTCATCCAAGTCAAGTACTACCTGAACAGATAGGCCAAATGCTTTAAGGAATGTTGAATGCATAACTATAGGTGACTTTATTTCAAAGGTGAACAGGTAGTAATGCTTAACATTAGTATTATTTCAGTTTTGGCTCCGTTTATGTGAAGCTATAAGCTCATCAGTAACAGATTGAAGTTTCTATACCAATCCAATCTAAACATACTTAGTAGAAACCCTGTTACGAGCATATGTTccagtgaaaaagtgttcatgtTTATCTATAATCAGCCAATAAATTATCTCACAAATCAGTTCCAATCAAGATGCCTAACAACGACGACTGGGTCAAATATTTACTTATCTACACATAACAACAATGAACCAGTATTCCAAAACTATTTCCCCAGCTTCACTAGATGATCACAGATAATATATTGCCAATAGTTCCGAGAGGAGATAAATGCAATCGTACTAATAATACAAGCAATCACTTGTTTTGGAGTTGCAGCACAAAAAATTGCCCATGCTCGTCACCAGATGACAACTTCATATGACTCAATCCTCAGACAAGCCCTGCTCCACGGTACGCATACTAATTGAGCTTCAAACAACACATCGATCGAACTACCTAAGCAGCCAAAACGCCCAAATAACCACAAATCAATCACTCCACCTAATCCCAATCACCCACAAAGACCGAAACATCCTACAATTAGATCAACAGACACTTCCCACCGTCCCACGTCCACTGTACTATCCAAATGAAACCCATATACTACCTAAAGGTCCACCCAGGACACCATTAGCTCCAAGGAATCCAAGCAAAACCGAATCTTTCGTACCGTGAGGCGGCCCAGGGGCTCAGGCGGAGGCGCCGGGGCAGGAGCCGTGTCGGCTGGGATCTCGGAGCGGAGCGGCATGAAGGCCACCTCCGGCGACGGCTCGGAGGCCGCCGGCGCAGAGAGGAGTGGGTAGCGGAAGCCGACGAAGGACAGGAGCTGGGCGCAGGAGGGCGTGCCCCGGAGGATCTGAAGCAGGACCTGGAGGAGGAAGCCGATCCACCCCACCACCGCCCGCCACGCCTGCGACGCCGCCTTccctcgctgctgctgctgcgccgccgccgcggcggccggcgaaTACACCTCAGCCGCTGCCATGGCCTCTGGCGACGGGCTGTCGCGCCACGTGGGAGTGGACGTCGGGGAAGCTCGAGCGGAGACAAGGGAGGTGAGGCCGGAGGcaaccggaggaggaggagccgacgAGGGGGGTGGTGGTGGGTCTttgcgcccgcgcccgcgccagtGTACGTGGCCTGGTGTTATTGTGCGGGTGAGCTTAGCGGAACAGGAGTAGGTGATTGGTGGTAGATTCAGTGGTCCCCACTAATCAGGGAGAGTACAGCTGGGCATGCGAGCCTCCGGGAGTAGTAATTATCGTACGTGCACACGGGGTCTTCAGTTTTCTCCAGCTTATTTATGCATTTCGCTATTTCTTGTTCTGACTTGATGCTCTCCGTCATTCCCTTCGCTGCCGTAG includes:
- the LOC133923867 gene encoding uncharacterized protein LOC133923867 encodes the protein MAAAEVYSPAAAAAAQQQQRGKAASQAWRAVVGWIGFLLQVLLQILRGTPSCAQLLSFVGFRYPLLSAPAASEPSPEVAFMPLRSEIPADTAPAPAPPPEPLGRLTVVLDLDETLVSAYESSSLPAIVRTQAVEAGLHCFDMECISSDKDVEGKQKVNHVTVFERPGLHEFLQRTSEFADLILFTAGLEGYARPLVDRIDVHNRFRLCLYRPSTVTTEYREHVKDLSCLSKDFCRIVIVDNNPFSFILQPLNGIPCVPFSAGQHSDDQLMTVIFPLLMHLSLQKDVRPVLHERFHMPEWFQKHGIPQTNQAV
- the LOC133885565 gene encoding pentatricopeptide repeat-containing protein At5g39980, chloroplastic; amino-acid sequence: MPLTAAAAAATATATALPSPSHRRLPASKSVWLNPNLPSSHPLHHRHKSAELQQPQHDGRILDVPALVAALSAARTAPDLAAVLSPHLPVSARLLGALLSRLPDPRRGVALLDLLAPDLPAPALLIPYNLLLRSSCRAGELRLASGLLLEMRDRGVAPDAFSYSTLLAALTRAGHLDHALTFLPLMEDDAVAPDLVLFSNLIHLALRGGDAPKALALFSRLRGTGIKPDLKAYNAAVAAYCKSDLLRDAKRLLLHDMPADGVAPDAESYSPILAALARRGQHLAAVSLFSHMRAVARVKPDLSVFNIVLNAYGQLDLAREADRLFWSMRRAGVPPSVVTYNTMLRVYGDAGLFGEAVQLFDLMRSSSHGTGGAGSGVKPNVVTYNTMIAIYGKSLEDEKAGSLVQDMQANGVHPNAITYSTILSIWAKAGKLDRAAKLFERLREAGTEIDPVLYQTMVVAYERAGLVSQAKRLLHDLKDPESIPKETAIKILASAGRVEEAAWLFRRAANTGEIKDSSVDRAIMDLFAKNRRHRNVVEVFDKMRKLGQLPDSETIATVMNAYGKLKEFDKAAALYQAMREEGCVFSDRVHFQMISLLGAQKDFKALELLVADLSHDPSIDKRELYLVVAGVYERAYRFDKASQIISQIKSSNGFDVKKFK